Part of the Planktothrix tepida PCC 9214 genome, CCGGGGGGACATCTGTTAAGTTTAATCCTTCTACAATCACAACTCCAGCCCCCAATAGGATTTCATGGGTGAAGGGGCTATCGTAATAGCGTTGTACCGACAGATAATCCACCCCAATTAACTGAATCCCATGATCCACAACCCACTGGGCTGCATCAGCCGTTAATGCTACAAAATCTATTTGAAATTCCGAGACTTGATTAGCCCACAGTTGGGAGTTGCGGGTTCGCAGCAGTAGGCGTTGAGTATTGGGAGGAAGTGCCAATGCTTCTAAATCTTCGGGAGTAACCGCACTTATTTCGGGTAAATGGGCAACAACAGCACTCCCAATTAACACCTCTAAGGATAACTGTTCAACGGTTTTACCTCCAGAAACAAAATGGCAAGGAGCATCAACATGGGTGCCAATATGAACATCGGTTTCGAGTTGAGAAACGTTAGCCACTTCTCCAGCATCTATTTGCATCGTTTGAAACAATCGAAACCCTGGACTTCCTGGCCATACTGGAATTCCTGAGTGTAAAGGCACTGAAATATCAATGATGTTGGGCAACTTGGGTCTCCTTGGGCAAACTACTGTAGTCAATCAGACGATGGGTTTCGTTGTTATCGGTTTCGGAAAGTTGGGGACGGATCAACCCATTAGGATAATAAAACCTTTGTTTCAGTTGATTGCTGAGGCGTCCTTGTTGCCTAAATCCTTGATAGGTTCCCCAGAATTGCATTAAGCGAAAGCTGAAAATTTCATTGATATTATCCCAGAATTGTTGATCGTGCCAAGCGTGATAATAGTCACTCAACAGATTACCTGTGAACAGGCGCAGAAAATCAATGAAATAAAAGTGTTCTTGGGGGAAA contains:
- a CDS encoding cyclase family protein: MPNIIDISVPLHSGIPVWPGSPGFRLFQTMQIDAGEVANVSQLETDVHIGTHVDAPCHFVSGGKTVEQLSLEVLIGSAVVAHLPEISAVTPEDLEALALPPNTQRLLLRTRNSQLWANQVSEFQIDFVALTADAAQWVVDHGIQLIGVDYLSVQRYYDSPFTHEILLGAGVVIVEGLNLTDVPPGLYDLVCLPLKLVGSDGSPARAVLIEKDH